From Helicobacter anatolicus, the proteins below share one genomic window:
- the rpsT gene encoding 30S ribosomal protein S20 → MANHKSAEKRVRQTLKRTERNRYYRTRIKNIIKAVRESVAANDVPKAQEALKIANKELHKFVSKGIIKKNTASRRVSRLNAAVKKIAIPA, encoded by the coding sequence ATGGCTAATCATAAATCAGCAGAAAAAAGAGTACGCCAGACTCTCAAAAGAACAGAGCGTAACCGCTATTATAGAACAAGAATTAAAAATATCATCAAAGCAGTAAGAGAGAGTGTAGCTGCAAATGATGTACCAAAAGCACAAGAAGCTTTAAAAATCGCAAACAAAGAGCTTCATAAATTTGTTAGCAAGGGGATTATTAAGAAAAACACTGCCTCAAGAAGAGTGAGTCGTCTTAACGCTGCTGTAAAAAAGATCGCTATCCCTGCTTAA
- the fliW gene encoding flagellar assembly protein FliW, with protein MRYDLKSPILGFEHITEVEFEKIDDLFAKISNKKEQFEIFLVNPYMLREYSFEIPNYISLLLELNAQSGVEVYCAMVLQKNREDSMVNFLAPIVFNTQNAKAGQVVLSMLDYPDFNLSAPLSLFVSKSA; from the coding sequence ATGCGTTATGATCTAAAATCTCCTATTTTGGGATTTGAACACATTACAGAAGTGGAATTTGAAAAAATTGATGATCTTTTTGCAAAAATTTCTAATAAAAAAGAACAATTTGAGATTTTTTTGGTTAATCCGTATATGTTGCGAGAATATTCTTTTGAGATACCAAATTATATTTCTTTGCTTTTAGAGTTAAATGCACAATCTGGTGTTGAGGTGTATTGCGCAATGGTTTTACAGAAAAATAGAGAAGATTCTATGGTGAATTTTTTGGCACCTATAGTGTTTAATACACAAAATGCAAAAGCAGGGCAGGTGGTGCTTTCAATGTTGGATTATCCAGATTTTAATTTGAGCGCACCACTATCACTTTTTGTTAGTAAAAGTGCTTAA
- the prfA gene encoding peptide chain release factor 1: MLVTKLLPIIKRYDEISALLADSQIISDIKQLTALSKEQSEIEEITQNAKEYIKALDTITELKEMMLLDKELGDLAKEELKILEDKKEELEETIKFLLIPKDPNDKKNIYLELRAGTGGDEAGIFVGDLFKAYCRYADLKNWKVEIISSSENNVGGYKEIIALIKGDGAYSKLKFEGGTHRVQRVPATESQGRIHTSAITVALMPEVDDVEVIINPSDLRIEVFRAGGHGGQCVNTTDSAVRITHIPTGITVSIQDEKSQHKNKDKAMKILRSRIYEAQLEAQQNQNAEARKNQVGSGDRSERIRTYNFPQNRLTDHRINLTLYSLEEIMLSGNLDAIIDPLIANAQSQAMGSE, from the coding sequence ATGCTTGTTACAAAGCTCTTGCCTATTATAAAAAGATATGATGAAATTTCTGCGCTTCTAGCAGATTCTCAAATCATATCTGACATCAAGCAACTCACCGCACTTAGCAAAGAACAAAGCGAAATTGAAGAAATCACACAAAATGCTAAAGAATATATCAAAGCACTAGATACCATTACTGAACTCAAGGAAATGATGCTTCTTGATAAAGAATTAGGTGATCTTGCAAAAGAAGAACTAAAAATCCTAGAGGACAAAAAAGAAGAATTAGAAGAAACAATCAAATTTTTACTTATTCCAAAAGATCCTAATGATAAAAAAAATATTTATCTAGAACTGCGTGCAGGCACAGGTGGAGATGAGGCAGGAATTTTTGTCGGTGATTTGTTTAAAGCATATTGTCGCTATGCTGATCTAAAAAACTGGAAGGTTGAGATTATAAGTTCTAGTGAAAACAATGTCGGTGGATATAAAGAAATCATTGCACTAATTAAAGGTGATGGCGCATATTCTAAACTAAAATTTGAAGGGGGCACGCATCGTGTGCAAAGAGTCCCTGCCACAGAATCCCAAGGTAGAATCCACACTTCAGCCATTACAGTTGCGCTAATGCCTGAAGTAGATGATGTTGAAGTGATAATCAATCCCAGTGACTTGCGTATTGAGGTTTTTCGTGCAGGAGGTCACGGTGGACAGTGCGTAAATACAACAGATTCGGCAGTAAGAATCACACATATTCCTACAGGAATTACCGTGTCTATTCAAGATGAAAAATCTCAACACAAAAATAAAGATAAAGCGATGAAAATCTTACGATCAAGAATCTATGAAGCCCAATTAGAAGCTCAACAAAATCAAAATGCAGAAGCAAGAAAAAATCAAGTTGGTAGTGGAGATAGAAGCGAAAGGATTCGTACTTATAACTTCCCTCAAAACCGCTTAACAGATCATCGCATTAATCTTACTCTCTATAGCCTAGAAGAAATTATGCTCTCTGGCAATCTTGATGCTATTATTGATCCACTTATTGCAAATGCACAAAGCCAAGCAATGGGATCTGAATAA